The Dehalobacter sp. DNA window CCGCCTTTTATTATGCAACATATTATCTTTAGCTTTTCGGAGGTGACTGCTTATGCTTGCAGCCCGCTATTACGGGATCGGGCAGGTCCGCGTTGAAAATGTACCGAAGCCGGAGTGCGGTCCGGGGCAGGCCCTGGTCAGGGTCGCCTATGCCGGCGTCTGCGGGTCCGACCTGCATATATTCAGAAAGGGCATGTTTGTTACCTCCATCCCGGAAACCATGGGACATGAGTTTTCAGGCGTGGTGGAACAGATCGGCGAAGGCGTAACCGAAGTGAGTCCCGGCGACCCTGTGGTGGGTGACCCGCGTGTTCCCTGCGGCGCCTGCCGGTGGTGCGGGGAAGGCTCCTATAACCTGTGTCCCGGACTGGGCTTTATCGGTGAGGTAGCGCCGGGCTGTTTTGCACAATACCTGGTTTTGGACGCAAAAAAACTTTTGAAATTACCGGCAAAGATAGGACTGCGGCAGGCCGCCCTGGTGGAACCCCTGGCGGTGGCGCTGCACATCGCCGGACGGGGCCGGTTTACAGGAGCGGAACACCTTGGCGTCGTTGGCGCCGGACCCATTGGCCTCCTTACTGTAATCGCGGCAAAGGCCATGTCGGTAAAAAGGATCACCGTGATAGATATTTCACCGGACAGGCTTGAGCTGGCCGCCAGGCTGGGAGCCGCCGCCCTGGACGCATTTCCGGCAGGTACGGATGACCCGCCTGACGTGGTGGTCGAGGCTGTGGGGCATGAGACAACCCTGGCCGGCGCGCTGGGGTGGCTCAGGCCGCGGGGCAGGCTGGTAATGGCCGGCCTGTACGAAGAAAAAGCAGTAATAGATCCAAACGATATTGTTGTTAAGGAGCTTGATCTTGCCGGAGTGGACGCCTATGAAACCGGTGACCTGCAAAAAGCGATCAGACTCCTGGCTGAAGGCGCGCCGGATGTCGATCACGTTGTTACCCACGTGCTTCCTTTGGAATCCGCCGCCGCCGCATTTGACCTTCTAACTTCAGAGAATAAAAAGGCGTGCAAAATTTTGCTTGCCCCGTAGCAGAAAGGTGATTTGAAAATGTGCCGGGAAGACATAAATTTTTTCAGAAATGGCCTGGCGGAACTGACCCCGTATATTCCGGGCAAGCCGGTGGAAGAAGTCAGGCGTGAACTGGGCCTGACGGGGCGAATCGTGAGATTGGCCTCCAATGAAAACCCCATAGGCCCTTCTCCTAAAGCCGTGGCGAGAATGAAAAATGTTCTGGAGGAAACAAACCTGTACCCGGACGGTGGGTGCTACGAACTGAGAGAAGCTCTGGCCCTTAAGCATTCACTGGCTCCCGGTTATTTCATATTCGGCAACGGTGTGGACAATTTAATCCCGCTGGTGGTGAACACATTCGTTAACAGCGGGGACGAGGTGATCATACCTTCGCCCACTTTCGCGGCTTACCGCACCAGCGCTGTCGTGGCCGGCGGCATACCGGTGGAAGTGCCCCTGAAAGATTTTTGTATCAGCACGGAAGATATTTATAACGCTGTCGGTTCCAAAACAAAAATGATTTTTATCTGCAGTCCCAACAATCCCACCGGGACTATCGTGTACAAAGAGGACCTGGAAAAACTGATTGGCTCTTTGCCGCCAGGGGTGCTGGTGGTGATGGACGAGGCTTATAACGAGTATGTGGACGACTCCCGCTATCCGGACAGCATCGAGTACCTGAGAAAAAGCAAAAATGTTATAATTCTTCGGACTTTTTCTAAAATATTCGGGCTGGCCGGACTGCGCCTGGGCTACGGAATGGCCAGTCCCGGCTACGTCGCCCAGATGGAAAAAATAAGAGAGCCCTTTGCTGCCAACCGGGTTGTCCAGGCCGGCGCCCTGGAGGCGCTGGCGGACGATAATTATATATGCCAGGTCAAGGATGTTCACCAGAAGGGCAAAGAGATCATTTGCGAGGGACTGAAGAAACTTGGCATATTTTATGTGCCGACTGAGGCAAATTTTATATTTGCCGACCTGGGCGTGGAGATGAAATATCTTTTCCCTGAACTTTTAAAAAGAGGAGTAATTGTCCGCCCGGGAAACGCCTGGGGGTATCCTGCCTTTGCCCGGGTTACTATAGGCACTCCTGATGAGAACCAGTTTTTCCTTGAACAGCTGGAAGCTGTTTTGAAACTCTTCATGTAAATCTTACATCATGTTCAGGTATGCAGGTAGTGACAACCGCAATAAACCCTGCCGCTGACCGGCGCCAGGCGCCATATCGGGAGCGTAACCGGCACCCGGTGGCGCCTTGCTGTTTCACAGAGATATTACCGCATATTTTTTCATTCAGATCCATGGGTACGCCCGTGGATTTTTTGCGCTCTGCCACAATTACCCGGACGGTGTGCGGCAGCCGGATTTGTCGGGCATTTGGCGTGCTCGAGCGGGACGGTTGTCCATGGGATGAGCGGAGAGGAGGTTACAGGTAAGTAATGGAAGAGAATTGTTATTGAAAAATTCCTAAAACAAAACTATAATAATAATGAGCTAATGACCATAATAAACAGAGAATACCTCATTCTCCCAGGGGGATTCTTAAAATGCGCCGCCTTAAGTGCAATGTCAGGCAGCCATATTGGTCAGAAGCGTTTTCCTGCCGCATCTCCTTTTTTCCCGTTGCTCCCATAGAAAATCTTTGCTGTTTCTTATTCCTGGCGCCACTTCATGCTGCTTATTATCAAAAATTTTTTTAAGGAGTGGACTGTATGTCTAATCAGATGTATACCGATACAACTATGGAACATTTCAAGTATCCCAGAAATATAGGAAGAATGGACGATGCAGATGGAGTAGGGATGGTTGGCGACCCTGCCTGCGGAGATTTCCTGACCATATATATCAAAGTTGCAGACGAGGTTATTCAAAATATTAGTTATCTCATATTCGGATGTGCCGCCGCAATAGCATCGGGCAGTATGACAACTGAACTCGCCAAAGGCAAAACTATAGAGGCAGCGATGACAATAACGGAAGAAGATATTTCAGACGAATTAGGGGGCCTTCCCGACAACAAGAAGCACTGTTCAAATCTTGGTGTAAAAGCACTGAGAAGCGCTATTGAAGACTATTATTATAGAAAGGAGAGGAATAATTAATAGCTGCCCTGTACCCGGTTTGCGGGTTACATCGACAGCACCTTGTTATTCCTTGGCAGAAAACTTGCTAGTTGATAACTTAGAGGATTTACAGAATATCTTACTGATTTATAACAGTTAAACCCCCAACCCATGCAAAAAAAAATTCTTAGAACCGGGCAGAGGGTGCTGTTTCTAAATATCCGGAGGATGATCCCAAAAAACTAAGACGTGAAAAAACTTGAAGGGAAATTATAAATTTCACTAAGAGCCAGGATTAGTATGGCCCTTGATTCTCATTTTGATACTTATAATTTTCAAAATGATATAAGGGTGGAGCTTCGAAAAGCGGTTGGGAAGAGGTGCGATAGTTGCAGCGTGAAAATTTAAAGATATTTTCCCAAAAGATTATCGAATTGTCATCAATAACAGAAATGGACGTATGTGTAGTTAACTCTAATTTGGTGCGGATAATTGGTACCGGCAGATATTCAGGCTTAATAAATGAAAAAGTCATAGAAAAGTCGCTTTACAATAGAATATTTCAAAGCAGGGTTAAATATTTGCTGGTAAAGCCTCATGAAGATAAAATTTGCAGCAGTTGCGAATACCTGCATAATTGTTCAGGGCTGGTCCATCTTGCTGTTCCTTTCAAAGTTAAAAAACATAATATAATGTCATTATTATTTACTGCCGCAAAGGACCATTATAAAAAGGAGTTAATAAACAATACTTCTTTATATTTACATTTAGTGGACTTTTTCAGCAAGCAGATTGAAAAAGAAGGACAGGCACTGAATGACAAAGATGCAATCGACTGTAAAAAATCTATTCAAAGCCTTATTAACTTAATAGATAAAAATATAATGGTTACAAAAAACGATAATATAATATATATCAACGATAGTTTAAAAAATTTATTTGGAATAAGTGAACCTGATAACATTGATAGTTTTCAAAAAAATTTGAACCTTAGCAGTGTAAAAGCAAGTGACAAGAATTTTCAGTTAAGTATCGATGTTTCCGGCGAAACAAGGTATTTTAGTATATTCCCCAGGACTATAGACAAGGGGTTGGACTTAAAAATTGTTTTTGTAGAAACTGCAAACTCAAAAAACGCAAGTTATTTTGATAACCAGGTGTTTTATAGCCCAAATATTAAGAAAGCTATTGATATCGCAAAGAAGGTAGCCTTCTCGAATTCCACAATTCTATTGGAGGGAGAAAGCGGCACCGGTAAAGAAGTTTTCGCTGACGGAATACACTATGAAAGTAATAGGTCACAAGGAGATTT harbors:
- a CDS encoding sigma 54-interacting transcriptional regulator produces the protein MQRENLKIFSQKIIELSSITEMDVCVVNSNLVRIIGTGRYSGLINEKVIEKSLYNRIFQSRVKYLLVKPHEDKICSSCEYLHNCSGLVHLAVPFKVKKHNIMSLLFTAAKDHYKKELINNTSLYLHLVDFFSKQIEKEGQALNDKDAIDCKKSIQSLINLIDKNIMVTKNDNIIYINDSLKNLFGISEPDNIDSFQKNLNLSSVKASDKNFQLSIDVSGETRYFSIFPRTIDKGLDLKIVFVETANSKNASYFDNQVFYSPNIKKAIDIAKKVAFSNSTILLEGESGTGKEVFADGIHYESNRSQGDFISVNCAAIPETLWESEFFGYADGAFTGAKKGGKIGKFQAADKGTLFLDEIEEMPISMQAKLLRVLETKTIIPVGSNKEVNIDVRIIAATNKNLEDMLSKGLFRKDLFYRLNVIKISIPPLRERKEDIIPLANYFVKGFSINKGGRVIELTPEACDCLIKYSWPGNIRELKNAMEYAFSISNNTYISPEDLPAYITDESSSLSSNLYQIDTIKDFEYNALRTCIGTYGLSEKGRKKIEEKLGISRATLYRKLKKYNLR
- a CDS encoding iron-sulfur cluster assembly scaffold protein, whose amino-acid sequence is MSNQMYTDTTMEHFKYPRNIGRMDDADGVGMVGDPACGDFLTIYIKVADEVIQNISYLIFGCAAAIASGSMTTELAKGKTIEAAMTITEEDISDELGGLPDNKKHCSNLGVKALRSAIEDYYYRKERNN
- a CDS encoding alcohol dehydrogenase catalytic domain-containing protein, which codes for MLAARYYGIGQVRVENVPKPECGPGQALVRVAYAGVCGSDLHIFRKGMFVTSIPETMGHEFSGVVEQIGEGVTEVSPGDPVVGDPRVPCGACRWCGEGSYNLCPGLGFIGEVAPGCFAQYLVLDAKKLLKLPAKIGLRQAALVEPLAVALHIAGRGRFTGAEHLGVVGAGPIGLLTVIAAKAMSVKRITVIDISPDRLELAARLGAAALDAFPAGTDDPPDVVVEAVGHETTLAGALGWLRPRGRLVMAGLYEEKAVIDPNDIVVKELDLAGVDAYETGDLQKAIRLLAEGAPDVDHVVTHVLPLESAAAAFDLLTSENKKACKILLAP
- the hisC gene encoding histidinol-phosphate transaminase — its product is MCREDINFFRNGLAELTPYIPGKPVEEVRRELGLTGRIVRLASNENPIGPSPKAVARMKNVLEETNLYPDGGCYELREALALKHSLAPGYFIFGNGVDNLIPLVVNTFVNSGDEVIIPSPTFAAYRTSAVVAGGIPVEVPLKDFCISTEDIYNAVGSKTKMIFICSPNNPTGTIVYKEDLEKLIGSLPPGVLVVMDEAYNEYVDDSRYPDSIEYLRKSKNVIILRTFSKIFGLAGLRLGYGMASPGYVAQMEKIREPFAANRVVQAGALEALADDNYICQVKDVHQKGKEIICEGLKKLGIFYVPTEANFIFADLGVEMKYLFPELLKRGVIVRPGNAWGYPAFARVTIGTPDENQFFLEQLEAVLKLFM